Proteins co-encoded in one Anabas testudineus chromosome 8, fAnaTes1.2, whole genome shotgun sequence genomic window:
- the plcd3a gene encoding 1-phosphatidylinositol 4,5-bisphosphate phosphodiesterase delta-3-A — protein sequence MLGSGKSSCSPREQGKKVGEKTTDPLRRLGLLDNDDIRVMMKGSNMVKVRSSRWQKSRNLRLLEDGLTVWCESTKSSRKAKSQQTFAVTEVECVREGCQSEALRPLSGSVPENQCFTVIFKGTRKSLDLLCHCKDEALSWVRGLRTLKERVSSMTQKEKLDHWIRGYLRRADQNQDGKMSYDEVKRLLQMINIDLSEQYARALFKRCDRSGDGRLDHIEIEEFCRELLRRPELDSVFRHYSSNGCVLSTAELRDFLGDQGEDASLNHAQSLILTYELNDWAQKNQLMTQNGFTMYMLSAENDVFNPDHARVYQDMTRPLAHYFISSSHNTYLTKDQVTSASSTEPYIRALNQGCRCVELDCWDGDKGEPVIYHGHTLTSKVPFKEVIQTIAQYAFKASPYPLILSLENHCSVEQQAVMAKHLRTILGNKLLSKPLSDKPLKELPSPEELKGRILIKGKKHTPHLAQMAKTSSCASFSSSSDDELASSSKNTSKKDPAKVSSKLSPELSDLVVYCKSVPFHGFQNVSEKPPNEMSSFSESEALRLIKDSGKLFVRHNSRQLSRIYPSGQRLQSSNYDPQEMWNCGCQMVALNFQTPGEQMDLNQGCFLTNGRCGYVIKPSFLCSPTSNFNPENTGGGPGHIPTQLTIRIISAQQLPKINTEKASSIVDPQVWVEIHGVAIDNAKQKTQRIDNNGFNPRWDCTVSFQLQVPDLVLVRFVVEDHDHTSKNDFVGQFTLPFTSLRTGYRHVHLLKADGSSLSPATLFIHVKVTRKGVPIKTVSERMAFAKANA from the exons ATGCTTGGCAGCGGGAAGTCGTCGTGTAGTCCCCGAGAGCAGGGGAAGAAAGTTGGGGAGAAGACGACGGACCCCCTCAGGAGGCTCG GGCTTCTGGACAATGACGACATACGTGTGATGATGAAGGGCTCCAACATGGTGAAGGTTCGCTCTTCGAGGTGGCAGAAGAGCCGGAACCTGCGGCTGCTGGAGGACGGGCTCACCGTGTGGTGTGAGTCCACCAAGAGCTCCCGCAAGGCCAAGTCCCAGCAGACAT TCGCAGTGACAGAGGTGGAGTGTGTGCGCGAAGGCTGCCAGTCAGAGGCGCTGAGGCCCCTGTCTGGGTCGGTACCAGAGAACCAGTGCTTCACAGTAATCTTCAAAGGAACCAGAAAGAGCCTGGACCTGCTGTGCCACTGTAAGGATGAAGCTCTGAGCTGGGTGCGAGGACTCCGCACTTTAAAGGAGCGAGTGTCCAGCATGACTCAGAAGGAAAAACTGGACCA TTGGATCCGGGGCTACCTGAGGCGAGCAGATCAAAACCAGGATGGCAAGATGAGCTACGATGAGGTCAAACGGCTGCTACAGATGATCAACATTGACCTGAGTGAGCAGTATGCCCGTGCCTTATTCAAG AGATGTGACCGATCTGGTGATGGCCGTCTGGATCACATAGAGATTGAGGAGTTCTGCAGGGAACTGCTACGGAGGCCCGAGCTGGATTCTGTGTTCAGACACTATTCTAGTAATGGCTGCGTGCTCTCCACTGCTGAATTGCGCGACTTCCTGGGAGACCAAGGCGAGGATGCCTCACTGAATCATGCTCAGAGTCTCATACTCACCTATGAGCTCAATGATTGGG CTCAGAAGAACCAGTTAATGACTCAGAACGGTTTCACCATGTACATGCTCTCAGCGGAGAACGATGTGTTTAATCCTGACCATGCCAGAGTCTACCAGGACATGACGCGTCCTTTGGCCCACTACTTCATCTCTTCATCGCACAACACCTACCTTACCAAGGACCAAGTCACCAGTGCTAGCAGCACTGAGCCGTACATCAG GGCTCTGAATCAGGGCTGTCGCTGCGTGGAGCTGGACTGTTGGGATGGAGATAAAGGTGAACCTGTCATCTACCATGGCCACACTCTCACCTCCAAAGTGCCCTTTAAAGAGGTCATTCAAACCATCGCCCAGTATGCCTTCAAG GCATCCCCATACCCTCTAATCCTGTCCTTGGAGAACCACTGTTCTGTGGAGCAGCAGGCTGTCATGGCCAAACACCTCCGCACCATCCTGGGCAACAAACTGCTCTCCAAGCCCCTCAGTGACAAGCCGCTGAAAGAGCTGCCTTCTCCTGAG GAGCTGAAGGGCCGTATTCTGATAAAAGGAAAGAAGCACACACCTCACCTTGCCCAGATGGCCAAGACCAGCAGCTGTGCCAGCTTCTCTTCAAGCTCTGACGACGAACTAGCAAGCAGCAGTAAGAACACATCCAAGAAAGACCCTGCAAAG GTCAGTTCTAAACTGAGCCCCGAGCTATCCGATCTTGTGGTGTACTGCAAGAGCGTCCCGTTTCATGGCTTTCAAAATGTGTCTGAAAAACCACCGAATGAAATGTCCTCCTTCTCTGAGAGTGAGGCCCTCAGGCTCATCAAAGACTCGG GAAAGCTTTTTGTAAGACACAACAGCAGGCAGCTGAGCCGGATCTACCCCTCTGGCCAGCGCCTCCAATCATCCAACTATGATCCCCAGGAAATGTGGAACTGTGGCTGCCAGATGG tgGCTCTAAACTTCCAGACCCCCGGGGAACAGATGGACCTGAACCAGGGTTGCTTCCTTACCAACGGTCGCTGTGGATACGTCATCAAACCCAGCTTCCTGTGCAGCCCCACATCCAACTTTAACCCAGAGAACACAGGAGGAGGGCCTGGTCACATCCCCACCCAGCTGACTATACGA ataataTCTGCACAGCAGCTGCCaaaaatcaacacagaaaaGGCGAGCTCCATTGTGGATCCACAAGTGTGGGTGGAAATTCATGGAGTGGCTATTgataatgcaaaacaaaaaacacaacgcATCGACAATAATG GTTTTAACCCACGGTGGGACTGCACTGTGAGCTTCCAGCTGCAGGTCCCTGATCTGGTTCTGGTGCGGTTTGTAGTGGAGGACCATGACCACACATCCAAAAATGACTTTGTGGGACAGTTTACTTTACCTTTCACAAGCCTACGGACAG GTTATCGACATGTTCACCTGTTGAAGGCAGATGGTTCCAGTCTGTCCCCGGCCACGCTTTTTATCCATGTCAAAGTGACCCGTAAAGGAGTTCCTATCAAAACTGTGTCAGAGCGAATGGCCTTCGCCAAAGCCAACGCATGA
- the nmt1a gene encoding glycylpeptide N-tetradecanoyltransferase 1a, whose amino-acid sequence MADENETAPMPDKEDVEDHGHCSDCENEEHHFDEGDRGLGDDTGAKKKKKKQKKKKKSGATEAQDPLAKVNSLPADKLQEIQKAIELISVGQGPAKTMEEASRRSYQFWDTQPVPKLGETVTSHGSIEPDKDNIREEPYSLPQGFSWDTLDLGNPTVLKELYTLLNENYVEDDDNMFRFDYSPEFLLWALRPPGWLPQWHCGVRVNSNQKLVGFISAIPANIRIYEIEKKMVEINFLCVHKKLRSKRVAPVLIREITRRVNLQGIFQAVYTAGVVLPKPVGTCRYWHRSLNPRKLIEVKFSHLSRNMTMQRTMKLYRLPEAPKTSGLRPMTRKDVPVVHRLLREYLSQFNLVPVMNQEEVEHWLLPRESIIDTYLVENDGKVTDFLSFYTLPSTIMNHPVHRSLKAAYSFYNVHTTTPLLDLMNDALILAKSKGFDVFNALDLMENKTFLEKLKFGVGDGNLQYYLYNWKCPSMGSEKVGLVLQ is encoded by the exons ATGGCGGATGAGAATGAGACAGCACCGATGCCGGATAAAGAAGATGTAGAGGACCACGGGCACTGCAGCGACTGTGAAAATGAAGAGCACCACTTTGATGAGGG TGACCGGGGTCTGGGGGACGATACCGGcgccaagaagaagaaaaagaagcagaaaaagaagaagaaatctgGTGCCACAGAAGCTCAGGACCCCCTTGCCAAG GTGAATTCGTTGCCAGCTGATAAGTTGCAGGAGATTCAAAAAGCCATTGAACTCATCTCTGTAGGCCAAGGACCTGCCAAAACCATGGAGGAGGCGAGTCGCAGGAGTTACCAGTTCTGGGACACTCAGCCTGTGCCCAAGCTAG GGGAGACGGTGACATCACACGGCTCCATTGAACCTGATAAAGACAACATTCGAGAGGAGCCCTACAGCCTCCCACAGGGCTTCAGCTGGGACACCCTCGACTTGGGGAACCCTACTGTG CTCAAGGAGCTTTACACTCTTCTTAATGAGAACTATGTGGAGGACGATGACAACATGTTCAGATTTGACTACTCTCCTGAGTTCCTGCTCTG GGCCCTGCGCCCGCCTGGCTGGCTGCCCCAGTGGCACTGTGGCGTGAGGGTCAACTCCAACCAGAAGCTGGTGGGCTTTATCAGTGCAATTCCTGCCAACATTCGCATTTATGAAAT agaaaagaaaatggttGAGATAAATTTCCTCTGCGTCCACAAGAAGCTGCGCTCCAAACGGGTCGCTCCGGTTCTGATTAGAGAAATCACCAGACGGGTCAACTTGCAGGGCATCTTTCAGGCGGTGTATACTGCTGGAGTGGTACTGCCCAAACCTGTTGGTACATGCAG GTACTGGCATCGATCTTTGAACCCACGCAAACTGATCGAGGTGAAGTTCTCCCACCTGAGCAGGAACATGACTATGCAGCGCACGATGAAGCTGTACCGTCTGCCCGAG GCCCCGAAGACTTCAGGTCTGCGGCCAATGACCAGGAAGGATGTGCCAGTGGTTCATCGCCTCCTCCGTGAATACCTGAGCCAGTTCAACCTGGTGCCTGTCATGAACCAGGAAGAGGTGGAGCACTGGCTGTTGCCCCGAGAGAGCATTATTGACACTTACCTTGTAGAG AATGATGGCAAGGTGACAGATTTCCTGAGTTTTTACACGCTGCCCTCTACCATTATGAACCACCCTGTGCACCGCAGTCTAAAAGCGGCGTACTCCTTCTACAACGTGCACACCACCACCCCGCTGCTCGACCTCATGAATGATGCCCTCATCCTGGCCAAATCG AAAGGATTTGATGTCTTCAATGCACTGGATctaatggaaaacaaaactttcTTGGAGAAGCTTAAGTTTGGTGTCGGTGATGGAAATCTACAGTATTATCTGTACAATTGGAAGTGTCCCAGCATGGGGTCAGAAAAG GTTGGGTTGGTGCTGCAGTGA
- the LOC113162574 gene encoding all-trans-retinol 13,14-reductase-like, whose protein sequence is MWFAVTIISAALVIFILKYVFGSSGPNPFEKDSREPLKKMVHDLKEKNKVLKQGFVSSKVPDNLDAIIIGSGIGGLGLAVLLAKVGKKVLVLEQHDRAGGCCHTFTEKGFEFDVGIHYIGDLLGNTPFRCTLDQMTNGQLQWVPLENPFDHVLVGPRENRRRYPIYSGRKRFTDELKKCFPGEEKAIDEYLKLIQTAGRGVWFYALLKSCPVPLAKFLVYTGLAKRLSSFFKMASRSLTEVVNELTENKDLRAVFSYIFGTYGNAPKDTSFAMHSLLVTHFLNGAWYPKGGASEIAYHMIPIIEKAGGAVLVRAPVNRILFNEAKEACGVSVMKGQEEIHIHAPMVISDAGIFNTYQKLLPEDLQAMPAIQNQLSMMKHGEGGLSFFIGVTGTKEELGLKADNYWIFTENNLDDLMDNYMKGNREESAKQLPLLFIASPSAKDSTWEERSPGKSTLTMVSFAKYEWFEEWKDGKVTNRGPDYKELKQTFIDSVLEVVMEIYPKITRDKIEYIDAGTPITNTHYIGTPKGEIYGADHGITRLSPELGAAVRPQTPLKNLYLTGQDVFVCGLAGALAGALSCGSVILNRNLHLDTVALAKKAKSDAKLKRE, encoded by the exons ATGTGGTTCGCTGTGACGATCATTTCCGCAGCTTTGGtaatattcatattaaaatatgtcttcGGCAGCAGCGGACCCAATCCTTTTGAGAAGGATAGTCGCGAACCGCTGAAAAAGATGGTTCATGacttaaaagagaaaaataaagtgcTGAAACAAG GGTTTGTGTCCAGTAAAGTCCCTGACAACCTGGATGCCATCATCATCGGCAGTGGGATTGGAGGCCTCGGACTCGCGGTGCTGCTGGCCAAAGTAGGAAAGAAAGTCCTGGTCCTGGAGCAGCACGATCGGGCCGGAGGATGCTGCCACACGTTCACTGAGAAGGGCTTTGAGTTTGATGTTG GAATCCACTACATCGGGGACCTTCTGGGCAATACACCATTTCGCTGTACGCTGGACCAGATGACCAATGGACAGCTGCAGTGGGTACCTCTGGAGAATCCATTTGACCATGTTCTTGTAGGACCTCGAGAAAACCGTCGCCGGTATCCCATCTACAGCGGCAGGAAACGTTTCACTGATGAGCTTAAAAAATGCTTCCCTGGAGAGGAGAAGGCCATTGATGAGTATTTGAAGCTTATCCAG ACAGCTGGAAGAGGTGTTTGGTTCTATGCACTGCTCAAGTCCTGCCCTGTCCCCCTGGCCAAGTTCCTGGTCTACACTGGCCTGGCCAAACGTCTGTCCTCCTTCTTCAAAATGGCTTCCCGCAGCCTGACAGAAGTGGTTAACGAACTGACGGAGAACAAGGACCTCAGGGCTGTCTTCAGCTACATCTTTGGCACCTACG GCAACGCACCAAAGGATACGAGTTTTGCTATGCACAGCTTGTTGGTCACTCACTTTCTGAATGGGGCCTGGTACCCTAAAGGTGGAGCCAGTGAAATTGCCTACCACATGATTCCTATTATTGAGAAGGCCGGTGGTGCTGTTCTAGTGCGAGCCCCAGTCAACCGCATCTTGTTCAATGAGGCCAAGGAGGCTTGTG gtgTGAGTGTCATGAAAGGTCAGGAGGAAATTCATATCCATGCCCCTATGGTCATATCTGATGCTGGCATCTTCAACACCTACCAGAAGCTGCTGCCCGAAGACCTCCAGGCCATGCCAG CCATCCAGAATCAGCTGAGTATGATGAAACATGGTGAAGGTGGTCTGAGTTTTTTTATTGGTGTAACCGGAACCAAGGAGGAGCTGGGCCTGAAGGCAGACAACTATTGGATCTTCACGGAGAACAATTTGGATGATTT aatGGACAACTACATGAAAGGAAACAGGGAAGAGTCTGCAAAACAATTACCTCTGCTGTTTATCGCCTCTCCATCAGCTAAAGATTCAACTTGGGAGGAAAGATCACCAG GCAAGTCCACTTTGACTATGGTCAGCTTTGCCAAGTACGAGTGGTTTGAGGAGTGGAAGGACGGCAAAGTGACGAATAGGGGGCCAGACTACAAAGAGCTGAAACAGACTTTCATTGACTCTGTTCTGGAGGTGGTTATGGAGATTTATCCAAAGATAACCAGAGACAAG ATTGAGTACATTGATGCTGGAACCCccatcacaaatacacactatATTGGAACTCCCAAAGGTGAAATCTATGGAGCTGATCATGGCATCACCCGGCTTAGTCCTGAACTTGGTGCTGCAGTAAGACCTCAGACTCCGCTGAAGAACCTCTATCTGACag gccaggatgtgtttgtgtgtggcctTGCTGGTGCTCTCGCTGGAGCTCTGAGCTGTGGCTCAGTCATCCTCAACCGCAACCTACACCTGGATACAGTGGCCCTGGCAAAGAAAGCTAAATCTGATGCCAAACTGAAAAGGGAGTAA